A window of the Fusarium poae strain DAOMC 252244 chromosome 3, whole genome shotgun sequence genome harbors these coding sequences:
- a CDS encoding hypothetical protein (BUSCO:11105at5125) gives MLASRLSRALPRASPLAARSAAFTRSPLASKFARYESTESDGKVQGAVIGIDLGTTNSAVAIMEGKVPRIIENAEGARTTPSVVAFAEDGERLVGVAAKRQAVVNPENTLFATKRLIGRKFKDAEVQRDIKEVPYKIVQHTNGDAWVAARGQNYSPSQIGGFVLNKMKETAEAYLSKPIKNAVVTVPAYFNDSQRQSTKDAGQIAGLNVLRVVNEPTAAALAYGLEKEADRIVAVYDLGGGTFDISILEIQNGVFEVKSTNGDTHLGGEDFDIHLVRHLVQDFKKTSGIDLSGDRMAIQRIREAAEKAKIELSSSLSTDINLPFITADSSGPKHINMKLSRAQLEKMVDPLISRTIEPVRKALKDAGLSAKEIQEVILVGGMTRMPKVAESVKGIFGRDPAKSVNPDEAVAIGAAIQGAVLSGEVKDLLLLDVTPLSLGIETLGGVFTRLINRNTTIPTKKSQVFSTAADFQTAVEIKVYQGERELVKDNKLLGNFQLVGIPPAHRGVPQVEVTFDIDADSIVHVHAKDKSTNKDQSITIASGSGLSESEIEQMVEDSEKYAEADKERKGAIEAANRADSVLNDTERALNEYADKLDKTEADSIKEKITTLREFVAKNLSGEGTATAAEIKEKTDDLQVASLNLFDKMHKARNDNSGEQSSSEQSQEGEKKDETKP, from the exons ATGTTGGCTTCGCGTTTGTCGAGAGCT CTTCCTCGAGCTTCCCCTCTTGCCGCTCGATCGGCTGCCTTCACCCGATCTCCTCTGGCCTCCAAGTTCGCTCGTTATGAGTCCACTGAGTCTGATGGCAAGGTCCAGGGTGCCGTGATCGGTATCGATCTTGGTACCACCAACTCTGCCGTCGCCATTATGGAGGGCAAGGTTCCTCGCATCATTGAGAACGCTGAGGGTGCCCGAACTACCCCTTCAGTCGTCGCTTTCGCCGAGGATGGTGAGCGACTCGTCGGTGTCGCTGCCAAGCGTCAGGCCGTCGTCAACCCAGAGAACACCCTCTTCGCTACCAAGCGATTAATAGGACGAAAGTTCAAGGATGCTGAGGTCCAGCGCGATATCAAGGAGGTTCCTTACAAGATCGTTCAGCACACCAATGGCGACGCCTGGGTCGCTGCCCGAGGCCAGAACTACTCTCCTTCTCAGATCGGTGGTTTCGTCCTGAACAAAATGAAGGAGACCGCCGAGGCCTACCTCTCTAAGCCCATCAAGAACGCCGTCGTCACCGTCCCCGCCTACTTCAACGACTCTCAGCGACAGAGCACCAAGGACGCTGGTCAAATTGCCGGCCTCAACGTCCTCCGTGTCGTCAACGAGCCTACTGCCGCCGCTCTTGCCTACGGTCTCGAGAAGGAGGCTGACCGCATTGTTGCTGTCTACGATCTTGGTGGTGGTACCTTCGATATCTCTATCCTCGAGATCCAGAACGGTGTTTTCGAGGTCAAGTCCACCAACGGTGACACCCACCTTGGTGGTGAAGATTTCGACATTCACCTGGTCCGACACCTCGTCCAGGACTTCAAGAAGACTTCTGGTATTGACCTGTCTGGCGACCGCATGGCTATCCAGCGTATCCGtgaggctgctgagaaggctAAGATCgagctttcttcttctctctccaCCGACATCAACCTTCCTTTCATCACTGCCGACTCTTCTGGCCCCAAGCACATCAACATGAAGCTCAGCCGAGCTCAGCTTGAGAAGATGGTCGACCCTCTTATCAGCCGCACCATTGAGCCTGTCCGCAAGGCTCTTAAGGATGCTGGCCTCTCCGCTAAGGAGATCCAGGAGGTTATCCTCGTCGGTGGTATGACCCGTATGCCCAAGGTCGCTGAGTCCGTTAAGGGTATCTTCGGCCGAGATCCCGCCAAGTCCGTCAATCCTGATGAGGCTGTCGCCATTGGTGCTGCCATTCAGGGCGCTGTCCTATCTGGTGAGGTCAAggaccttctcctcctcgatGTCACTCCTCTGTCCCTCGGTATCGAGACTCTGGGAGGCGTTTTTACCAGACTTATCAACAGGAACACCACTATTCCTACCAAGAAGTCCCAGGTCTTCTCTACTGCCGCCGACTTCCAGACCGCCGTCGAAATCAAGGTCTACCAGGGTGAGCGTGAGCTCGTCAAGGATAACAAGCTTCTCGGAAACTTCCAGCTTGTTGGTATCCCCCCTGCCCACCGTGGTGTCCCTCAAGTCGAGGTTACCTTCGACATTGACGCCGACTCCATTGTCCACGTCCACGCCAAGGACAAGTCCACCAACAAGGACCAGTCTATTACCATTGCTTCCGGTTCCGGTCTCTCTGAGAGCGAGATTGAGCAGATGGTTGAGGACTCCGAGAAGTACGCCGAGGCTGACAAGGAGCGCAAGGGTGCTATCGAGGCTGCCAACCGTGCCGACAGCGTTTTGAACGACACTGAGCGTGCTCTCAACGAGTACGCCGACAAGCTCGACAAGACCGAGGCTGACTCTATCAAGGAGAAGATCACCACTCTCCGTGAGTTTGTCGCCAAGAACCTCTCTGGCGAGGGTACCGCCACTGCTGCTGAGATCAAGGAGAAAACCGATGACCTCCAGGTTGCCAGCTTGAACCTCTTCGACAAGATGCACAAGGCCCGCAACGACAACAGCGGCGAGCAGTCCTCTTCCGAGCAATCTCAGGAgggtgagaagaaggatgagaCCAAGCCTTAA
- a CDS encoding hypothetical protein (BUSCO:15219at5125) has translation MDITKFVVQGRDQALLYGDYSTYHKNCTKRLLSCRKKLGIATKNRGKFRDHEKITAEHIAQNHEYVHLLLLTSERSWAQIMKMRAGHASDNKGITGRTRSHIASRLIKATRTADELVEALSQTDVSGASQTDLLEAKAYAYLIRGTTTFEKQSWEASLQNYAAARVIYSALAAATTGDLYKDLLTETIDPSIRYAAYQLKTPRTVPIPIIARKAFPQSDANLVKQINDIDPTILKSDEAKAKDGIASAEGAPKTLTWRSREVNIEDAQIAMAWGAVLAAKEKLAADLAAPKGRGPYELAGAYDEILMLSQDAVDATKQAIDEMRAEGVEQGDSRMQSLQITRTAVNFETISWRIGRSRVLTGEHDGALDQYGSSKKGKGKTTQEAAKEKDIPTGKKLSKLKEKVALYDGILQNIESIIELPGVANDQGLAEKIGAYVKYFEALKALAIARSHATAGNPADALALINHADGLVEESQSNVPASDGSPNKTPLSLSVSAEDVEYLQNLLNGELQRHRAIVHVDVLRKKHELSVSDAVKRPLIETQNHYPSGGVNLDHIVEFPPKLATIPVKPIFLDVAWNYIDYAGKAPLKQPSALAKAEEPKRDESPAPQQAKKGWFGFGRS, from the exons ATGGATATCACCAAATTCGTCGTCCAGGGCCGCGACCAGGCTCTCCTCTATGGAGACTATTCGACCTACCACAAGAACTGCACCAAGCGTTTGCTATCTTGTCGAAAGAAGCTGGGAATCGCGACTAAGAATCGCGGCAAGTTTCGCGATCATGAAAAGATTACTGCAGAGCACATCGCCCAGAACCACGA ATATGTCCATTTACTCCTCCTTACAAGCGAACGGTCCTGGGCCCAGATCATGAAGATGAGGGCCGGTCATGCTAGCGACAACAAGGGAATTACGGGCCGAACTCGATCGCATATCGCCTCCCGCCTGATCAAGGCCACTCGCACTGCTGACGAGCTTGTTGAGGCCCTCTCCCAAACCGACGTATCTGGCGCCTCTCAAACCGATCTCCTCGAGGCCAAAGCATACGCTTACCTTATCCGTGGTACCACTACCTTCGAAAAACAGAGCTGGGAAGCGAGTTTGCAAAATTATGCGGCGGCACGTGTCATTTACAGTGCGCTCGCCGCTGCCACAACTGGTGATCTATACAAGGACCTGCTTACTGAAACTATCGATCCCTCTATTCGATATGCCGCCTACCAACTCAAGACGCCCCGAACTGTTCCGATCCCTATTATCGCCCGAAAGGCCTTCCCTCAATCTGACGCCAACCTCGTCAAGCAGATCAACGATATCGACCCCACCATTCTTAAATCAGACGAagcaaaggcaaaggatgGGATTGCTAGCGCCGAAGGCGCACCCAAGACTTTGACATGGAGGTCTCGAGAGGTCAACATCGAGGATGCGCAAATTGCAATGGCTTGGGGTGCGGTACTGGCGGCAAAAGAAAAATTGGCTGCCGATCTCGCTGCACCTAAAGGGCGAGGACCTTATGAGCTAGCTGGCGCTTACGACGAAATTCTTATGCTCAGCCAAGACGCTGTCGATGCTACCAAGCAAGCAATCGACGAGATGCGAGCCGAGGGCGTGGAACAGGGCGACTCTCGAATGCAGAGTCTGCAAATTACACGCACCGCCGTCAACTTCGAGACCATTAGCTGGAGAATCGGACGTAGCAGAGTTCTGACGGGAGAACACGACGGCGCACTTGACCAGTACGGCTCATCCAAGAAGGGAAAGGGCAAGACAACCCAGGAAGCTGCCAAGGAAAAGGACATCCCGACAGGAAAGAAGCTGTCCAAACTCAAGGAAAAGGTCGCTCTGTACGACGGAATACTGCAGAACATTGAATCCATCATAGAGCTACCTGGTGTAGCCAACGATCAGGGACTGGCCGAAAAGATTGGCGCATACGTCAAGTATTTTGAGGCTCTCAA GGCGCTGGCTATTGCTCGTTCGCATGCTACCGCTGGTAATCCCGCAGATGCGCTCGCTCTTATCAACCACGCCGACGGTCTTGTTGAAGAGTCTCAGTCCAACGTGCCTGCGTCTGATGGATCACCAAACAAGACACCCTTGAGCCTATCTGTCTCTGCCGAAGATGTTGAGTATCTGCAGAACCTCCTCAACGGCGAGCTCCAGCGTCACCGTGCCATTGTGCACGTTGACGTTCTTCGCAAGAAGCATGAGCTGAGTGTATCGGACGCCGTCAAGAGGCCTCTAATCGAGACTCAGAATCATTACCCCTCCGGAGGCGTTAACCTGGATCACATCGTCGAGTTCCCTCCCAAGCTTGCCACCATCCCTGTGAAGCCCATCTTCCTCGACGTGGCATGGAATTACATCGACTACGCTGGCAAGGCTCCTCTCAAGCAACCCTCTGCGCTTGCTAAGGCTGAGGAGCCCAAGAGAGACGAATCGCCAGCTCCTCAGCAAGCAAAGAAAGGCTGGTTTGGATTCGGAAGATCATAG
- a CDS encoding hypothetical protein (BUSCO:11707at5125) has product MVNRESILPNSGTFEALQSHHAPLRRSRPPNIDTMAAEENRVPLKAEKASRRESRLGLRSLFSRSKTPKDLTIPETPTSYGTYGSRTSLADSNPYFSSQIDVTSNELPSSPLSPRILSTMFESQQSPSAQPRSAGVLKVQSPAKVTRGPLSSWHPPPLFKAFPQATKHITLPATSLAPEVILRMHERRTSTTRDDAAEVPEGEVSPVEKTKFKKKHRRNTSGPAPKFEWTNKIYVLVTAGYLLQYAAEGPFDRLPERILHLSKDSAAFASDVIPGRHWVVQISSAAEPDGTPNAESRSLFSRWNFRATERRHASSLLMVFESAADMEGWIATLRRTIETLGGKKTLTETGKPKAEDETTPLRERPSQRTLIVRDPNRLSRIATQNSQSPQSPESLPSPRFLPLQGRVDTNHSIANVAQHEPIADQPLDDISTTNSFVSHDGRQLDNLRENSNRLSFNSSGQRTVVTSAGSSPESSPIIDKFPVTGENKTFLEAPPLSPEPKPRPNAAAILDRRQSMQVLGPFVELQGPANIRPQSSYGSGAAQDTKTPTPNFSVPNSSNRRYSFAKNIAQEFGMAPQSGPLEVRSLGRRAPPTTLPVARPLSMVADQPSPMEEMHERPVTRHGDETRSTMPTSYDLASLPQIPYSYDIHSRRSSLAPIDEPVVETNRPTSSRRHTDVRQRRKSENPGAFPRNPTNSSRTSLEQKTRSRSSLIGADEAARRRTSLDAYSDRQSDSMSAKIRAQRRASVQSVMSDRASQYSASADLPPPMAPESLPLAAPPPTVPLPPIPTSASNPSLVPDIGRKNLMIRRSMPQLNEVPPPMPPPTCALPPIPPKLQLKA; this is encoded by the coding sequence ATGGTTAATAGAGAATCAATCTTGCCCAATAGCGGTACTTTCGAAGCGCTTCAGAGTCATCATGCCCCATTACGGAGAAGTCGCCCACCGAACATTGATACGATGGCCGCTGAAGAGAATCGTGTACCTCTAAAAGCTGAAAAGGCAAGCAGAAGAGAATCGAGATTGGGTCTGAGAAGCTTGTTCAGTCGATCCAAAACACCTAAGGACTTGACGATTCCCGAGACGCCTACGTCCTATGGCACTTACGGCAGTCGTACATCCCTTGCTGATTCGAACCCTTATTTCTCATCCCAAATTGATGTCACGTCTAATGAATTGCCCTCGTCACCTCTAAGCCCACGCATTCTGTCAACGATGTTTGAGAGTCAGCAAAGCCCATCTGCCCAGCCGAGATCAGCCGGTGTATTAAAAGTTCAGAGTCCAGCCAAGGTGACGCGAGGGCCACTCTCGAGCtggcatcctcctcctctatTCAAAGCATTTCCTCAAGCTACCAAGCACATCACACTGCCAGCCACCTCTCTGGCTCCCGAGGTCATTCTACGTATGCACGAGCGACGAACCAGCACTACGCGCGACGATGCCGCAGAAGTTCCGGAAGGCGAAGTTAGCCCTGTTGAGAAGACAAAGTTTAAGAAAAAGCACCGCCGTAACACATCTGGGCCTGCGCCAAAGTTTGAATGGACCAACAAGATCTACGTTTTAGTGACAGCAGGGTATTTGCTACAATATGCAGCCGAAGGCCCCTTCGACCGGTTACCCGAAAGGATATTGCATCTCTCCAAAGACTCTGCGGCATTTGCCAGCGACGTTATCCCCGGCCGCCACTGGGTGGTTCAAATTTCATCAGCTGCCGAACCTGACGGAACACCAAATGCCGAATCGCGTTCTCTGTTCTCTCGTTGGAACTTTCGAGCCACAGAACGGCGTCATGCCTCCAGCCTTCTCATGGTATTTGAGTCAGCTGCAGATATGGAAGGCTGGATTGCAACATTGCGTCGTACGATCGAGACGTTGGGTGGAAAGAAGACGCTCACTGAGACAGGCAAGCCCAAGGCTGAGGACGAAACTACACCCCTAAGGGAGAGGCCCAGCCAAAGAACCTTGATAGTAAGAGACCCGAATCGTCTATCACGTATAGCGACACAGAACTCTCAAAGTCCCCAAAGccctgaaagcctgccaagCCCCCGGTTTCTACCATTGCAAGGCAGAGTTGACACCAACCACTCCATCGCAAATGTTGCCCAGCATGAGCCTATAGCCGATCAACCGTTAGATGACATCTCTACGACCAACAGCTTTGTGTCTCATGATGGTAGGCAGTTGGATAACTTGCGCGAGAACTCAAACCGTCTATCGTTCAATTCATCTGGTCAACGAACGGTGGTAACATCGGCTGGGTCCTCTCCAGAATCGTCGCCAATTATCGATAAGTTCCCAGTAACTGGAGAAAATAAGACGTTCCTCGAGGCGCCACCCCTTTCGCCTGAGCCAAAGCCAAGACCCAACGCTGCAGCGATCTTGGATCGAAGACAATCAATGCAGGTCCTCGGCCCTTTTGTTGAACTGCAAGGCCCTGCCAACATAAGACCACAATCCAGCTATGGATCTGGCGCGGCTCAAGATACAAAGACGCCAACCCCTAATTTCAGTGTGCCAAACTCATCGAACCGCAGATATTCTTTTGCAAAGAACATCGCCCAGGAATTCGGCATGGCGCCCCAGTCTGGTCCACTCGAGGTACGGTCGTTAGGCCGTAGAGCACCCCCCACAACTTTACCAGTTGCGAGACCTTTGTCCATGGTTGCTGATCAGCCTTCTCCGATGGAGGAAATGCATGAACGGCCTGTAACACGGCATGGGGATGAAACACGGTCAACTATGCCAACAAGTTACGATTTGGCGTCTTTACCTCAAATTCCTTACTCTTACGACATCCATTCACGGCGGTCAAGTCTGGCACCGATAGACGAACCTGTCGTTGAAACTAACCGCCCAACGAGCTCGCGTCGGCACACGGATGTCCGCCAGCGGCGTAAATCCGAAAACCCTGGCGCCTTTCCACGAAACCCGACAAACTCATCCCGAACAAGCCTGGAACAAAAGACACGCTCACGATCTTCTCTTATCGGTGCAGATGAGGCAGCCCGTCGCCGTACTTCTCTTGATGCCTATAGTGATAGACAAAGCGACAGTATGTCAGCAAAGATACGGGCACAGAGACGAGCAAGCGTACAGTCTGTGATGTCGGATCGGGCATCTCAGTATAGTGCCTCAGCtgatcttcctcctcctatGGCGCCAGAGTCTCTACCCCTAGCTGCCCCTCCACCGACAGTCCCTCTCCCTCCCATTCCCACATCCGCCAGCAATCCCAGTTTGGTGCCAGATATCGGCAGGAAGAACCTGATGATTCGGCGAAGCATGCCTCAGTTGAACGAAGTACCCCCGCCCATGCCTCCGCCAACATGTGCGCTGCCTCCCATTCCACCCAAACTACAACTAAAGGCTTAG
- a CDS encoding hypothetical protein (TransMembrane:1 (o24-49i)): protein MDQGTVLNPLNNGQLEPSASIHPYPATVIAFVFILIIVSLFISILRQLLERRLSQRRGWFLNTTYPPPSPAASSSGSSSRRSKKAKEQKIRPISECEIESRQLLFPNASRREERVPLRNPDERGSLYDTFQLPGPHASKLKPARSMMELNGGSPLEGLEDKEGQKKAKTIHWHGVNRLNTAWGWMS from the coding sequence ATGGATCAGGGCACAGTGTTAAACCCACTAAACAACGGGCAACTCGAGCCCTCAGCCTCAATACACCCTTATCCAGCAACTGTAATCGCATTTGTATTTATCCTCATAATTGTCTCCCTCTTTATCTCGATCCTACGCCAACTTCTTGAACGACGTCTGTCCCAGCGCCGCGGCTGGTTTCTCAACACCACATACCCGCCACCTTCTCCAGCAGCATCTTCATCGGGCAGTAGTAgcagaagaagcaaaaaagCGAAAGAACAAAAGATTAGGCCTATATCCGAATGCGAGATCGAGTCTCGGCAGCTCCTGTTCCCGAATGCTTCTCGCCGAGAAGAGCGAGTCCCGCTCCGAAACCCAGACGAGCGAGGTTCGCTATATGATACATTTCAGCTGCCTGGCCCACACGCCTCCAAATTGAAACCGGCGCGGTCaatgatggagttgaatgGAGGCAGCCCGCTTGAAGGCTTGGAAGACAAAGAAGgccagaagaaggccaaaACAATCCATTGGCACGGTGTCAATAGACTTAATACTGCATGGGGTTGGATGTCATGA
- a CDS encoding hypothetical protein (TransMembrane:1 (o50-73i)) has protein sequence MPAIPPSTTIPSDPSHHGLLAVRQNDDSRTSFTAVPTAYKSADTSLHPGAVAGIVLGSVAAFLLLLYLIYMLLHRGPVVRPMGDGASTVASGYPMSTVTGDTSTYLSFRSRRDRRPRNRSRSRGTSRATSRSKRTRSRTTVQSRDRSRRRGSPLVSESQASRVIVDPPAPRFVQDSMLSSDNEIVVEEEHSVSTPPRRSRRRSQDKYRRDPLMGDGYRSSRDYSPRDYSPPRRDSRRRYSRDR, from the coding sequence ATGCCTGCCATCCCTCCATCAACGACGATACCCTCAGACCCAAGTCATCACGGTCTTCTCGCTGTCCGCCAAAATGACGACTCAAGGACATCGTTTACAGCTGTACCAACAGCCTACAAAAGTGCCGATACCTCGCTCCACCCCGGCGCCGTCGCTGGCATCGTCCTTGGCTCCGTAGCGGCCTTCCTCCTCCTACTATACCTCATCTACATGCTTCTTCATCGTGGCCCTGTCGTTAGACCCATGGGTGATGGTGCATCCACGGTTGCCTCTGGCTATCCTATGAGCACAGTCACAGGTGACACGTCCACGTACCTAAGTTTCCGAAGCAGAAGGGACCGTAGGCCGAGGAACAGATCCCGCAGCAGAGGCACATCCAGAGCTACATCTCGATCCAAGAGAACAAGGTCTCGTACAACGGTACAGTCGAGAGACAGAAGTCGTAGGAGAGGATCTCCCCTCGTTAGCGAGAGCCAGGCCTCGCGCGTTATTGTCGATCCACCCGCTCCACGCTTCGTCCAGGACTCGATGCTTTCATCCGACAACGAGATCGTTGTGGAAGAAGAGCACAGCGTTTCTACGCCCCCGCGTCGTTCGCGACGACGCAGCCAGGATAAATATCGCCGAGACCCCTTGATGGGTGACGGATACCGGTCGTCGAGGGATTATTCACCAAGAGACTATTCGCCGCCCAGGAGAGACAGTAGGAGGCGATATAGCCGAGATCGGTAG